One Cloacibacillus sp. DNA segment encodes these proteins:
- the rplW gene encoding 50S ribosomal protein L23, whose translation MNAIAYDIIVRPIITEKTSRQMELGQYTFEVLPKANKIEIRKAIEEVFKVKVVKVNTIQVRSKPKRMGAFLGRSRSWKKAVVTLAKGEKIAFFEGASA comes from the coding sequence ATGAACGCGATAGCATATGATATAATAGTTCGGCCCATCATAACGGAGAAGACAAGCCGTCAGATGGAACTGGGACAGTATACCTTTGAGGTGCTCCCGAAGGCGAATAAGATAGAGATCCGCAAAGCCATCGAAGAGGTCTTCAAGGTCAAGGTTGTCAAGGTAAACACGATCCAGGTCCGTTCCAAACCGAAGCGGATGGGTGCCTTTTTGGGTCGTTCACGCTCCTGGAAGAAGGCCGTCGTCACCCTCGCAAAGGGTGAGAAGATCGCTTTCTTTGAGGGCGCAAGCGCCTAG
- the rplD gene encoding 50S ribosomal protein L4, with product MPVVKEVNFKGEVIGDVTLSDAVFGAPVHVPAMHQVVVAHLANCRVGTHNTKDRGEVRGGGKKPWRQKHTGRARAGSSRSPLWVGGGVAHGPHPRDYHQKVNKKVRRIAIRSALTLKVQAENMLVIDSFGLEAPKTKSMIEFLAAVKSGKKPLLVLHETNMAVVKSAANIPGAYVQHVDSVNVYDLLNHDQLIATPEAVKKLEEVFG from the coding sequence ATGCCTGTAGTAAAAGAAGTTAATTTCAAAGGCGAGGTTATCGGAGACGTAACGCTTTCCGATGCCGTCTTCGGAGCCCCGGTCCATGTGCCGGCCATGCATCAGGTTGTGGTCGCGCATCTGGCTAACTGCCGTGTTGGCACGCACAACACCAAAGACCGCGGAGAAGTCCGCGGCGGCGGTAAGAAGCCCTGGAGACAGAAGCACACTGGCCGCGCGCGCGCCGGCAGCTCACGTTCACCGCTGTGGGTAGGCGGCGGAGTTGCTCATGGTCCGCACCCGCGCGACTATCACCAGAAGGTAAACAAGAAGGTCCGCCGTATCGCTATTCGCAGCGCGCTCACACTTAAGGTCCAGGCTGAGAATATGCTTGTGATCGACAGCTTTGGGCTCGAAGCCCCGAAGACGAAGAGCATGATCGAATTCCTCGCGGCGGTAAAGAGCGGCAAAAAGCCCCTTCTCGTACTCCACGAGACGAACATGGCTGTTGTGAAGTCGGCGGCGAACATCCCCGGCGCTTATGTGCAGCATGTGGACAGCGTGAATGTTTATGACCTTCTGAACCACGACCAGCTGATCGCAACGCCTGAAGCGGTTAAAAAGCTCGAGGAGGTATTCGGTTAA